In the genome of Crassaminicella thermophila, the window GGGCTTTTAGGTATGTTTTTTACAATGAATTTTGATTATTGGAAATATAAGAAATTAGCACCATATGCTTATATTTTTAGTATAATTCTATTAATACTCGTGTTAACACCACTTGGTATGGAAATTAACGGTGCAAAAAGATGGTTAGGTGTAGGAGGATTTACAATTATGCCAGGAGAAGTTGCAAAAATTTGTGGAATTATTTTTGCAGCAAATTATCTTTCTCGAAAGCCAGAAAAGATAAAAAAGTTTTTACAAGGTGTAGTTCCATGCTTATTTATTATTGGGATATATTTTTCACTAATTATATTGCAACCAAATTTAAGTACTGCAGTTACTATAAGCGGTATTATTGGGTGCATGATGTTTGTAGCAGGTATGAGGTGGGCACATGTATCACTCATGGGGCTTAGTGGCGTCGGTTTATTAGTCGTTTTGATTCTACTAGAACCTTATCGTATGAGAAGATTAACTGGATTTTTAGATCCTTTTGCAGATCCTCAAGGTACCGGATATCAGGTGATCCAATCTTTATTAGCATTAGGATCAGGAGGATTGTTTGGTGTAGGACTTGGAAAAAGTATTCAAAAATATCTGTACATACCTGAGCCTCAAAATGATTTTATATTTGCTATTATTGGTGAAGAATTAGGTTTTGTTGGTTGTGTTACAGTGATTATTTTATTTCTTCTGTTGATTTGGAGAGGAGTAAGAATTGCAATTAATGCACCAGACCTATTTGGCTGTTTGCTTGCTACAGGTGTAACATCAATGGTAGCAGTACAAGTTATTATTAATATTGCAGTTGCTACATCTTCCATGCCTGTTACCGGAATTCCATTACCATTTATTAGTTGGGGAGGAAATTCATTGGCAATATTTATGTCAGCTATTGGTATTTTATTAAATATATCTAGATATTCGAATTTAGATAGGAGTTGAAGTAATGAAAATATTAATTTCAGGTGGAGGAACAGGTGGGCATATATATCCAGCAATTGCAATAGCTAATAAAATAAAAGAGGAAATCAAAGGTGTTGAAATATTATTTGTAGGTACGCAAAATGGATTAGAAAGTAAACTTGTACCAAATGCAGGATATAAACTTGAAAGAATAACTGTTAGTGGATTTAAAAGAAGTTTATCATTTGATACAGTAAAATCTGTGAGAGATCTATTTTTAGGAATAAAAGATGCTATAAAAATAATAAAAAAATTCAAGCCAGATTTGGTAATAGGGACTGGAGGATATGTATGTGGCCCAATTGTTTTTATTGCATCTTTGTTAAATATTAAAACTGTAATACATGAACAAAATGTTATTCCGGGGATTACAAATAAAATACTGGGTAAATTTGTTAATAAGATATTAGTGAGTTTTGAAGAGTCAAAACAATACTTTAATTATAGTAATAAAATCGTAGTTACAGGAAATCCTGTAAGAAAGGATTTTATTGATATAGACAAGACACAATGCCGAAAAGCTTTAGGAATTTATGATGAGCGTTTTGTTATAATGTCCTTTGGGGGAAGCAGAGGAGCAGAAAAAATAAATGAAACGATGATTGAAGTTTTGAAAAAATTTAATGGAAGCAAGGACATAACTATTATTCATGTGACAGGAAGCATACACTATGAAGCAACACTCAAAAAATTAAATAAAAATAATTTTAAAATGAAAGATAATATTATTGTTAAAGAATATATTTATGATATGTCTAAATATATGGGAGCTTGTGATTTAGTTATATGTAGATCAGGAGCTATTACACTAGCTGAAATTACAGCTATGGGTTTACCAGCTATTTTAATACCATCACCCTATGTAACCAATAATCATCAAGAATTAAATGCTAAGGTATTGGAAAAAAATGGTGCTGCTGTTTTAATACCAGAAAGGGAGTTAACTGATAAAAATATAGTAAACTTAGTAGAACTATTTCTAAGAGATAGAAATAGGATAAAAGAAATGGCAAACAAAAGTAAAACATTGGCAAAACCAAATGCTACAGATATTATTTATACTAATATCTTAAATTTATTTAAATTATAGAATGATTTTGTATGTTTGTTATCGTAACACCTTCGAGAATTATGCATAAAATGGTTAATATATTATATCTTTGTTATGTTTATTTATATATAAATAGATTTAATAATTGTATTTAGGAAGATATCTCGGAGGTGGACTATGTGAGTAAATTACTTATTCGAGGCAGAAATAAGTTAAATGGGCAAATAAGGATTGGAGGTGCAAAAAATGCTGTACTTCCAATCTTAGCTGCTACAGTATTAAATGGAGGAGAAAACATACTATTCGACTCTCCGGATCTTAGAGATGTTCATTCAATGATTGAAATTTTAAGATCTATTGGATGTAAAGTGAGCTTTGAAAATTCTGTGTTAACAGTTAATTCAAGTACACTTTCATCACATGAGATTCCTGAGCACTTAGTAAGAGAAATGAGATCTTCTATATTTTTAATGGGACCTATGCTAGGCAGATGTGGTAAAATTAAAATAAGTTATCCAGGTGGTTGTGAAATAGGTCCTAGACCAATTGATCTTCATTTGAAAGCTTTAAGAGAATTAGGTGTTAAGATTACTGAAGCCCATGGTTTTTTGGAATGTGAGGCAATAAAATTAGAAGGAAAAGAAATACACTTAGATTATCCGAGTGTTGGAGCAACTGAAAATATAATGCTAGTGGCGGT includes:
- the murG gene encoding undecaprenyldiphospho-muramoylpentapeptide beta-N-acetylglucosaminyltransferase; the encoded protein is MKILISGGGTGGHIYPAIAIANKIKEEIKGVEILFVGTQNGLESKLVPNAGYKLERITVSGFKRSLSFDTVKSVRDLFLGIKDAIKIIKKFKPDLVIGTGGYVCGPIVFIASLLNIKTVIHEQNVIPGITNKILGKFVNKILVSFEESKQYFNYSNKIVVTGNPVRKDFIDIDKTQCRKALGIYDERFVIMSFGGSRGAEKINETMIEVLKKFNGSKDITIIHVTGSIHYEATLKKLNKNNFKMKDNIIVKEYIYDMSKYMGACDLVICRSGAITLAEITAMGLPAILIPSPYVTNNHQELNAKVLEKNGAAVLIPERELTDKNIVNLVELFLRDRNRIKEMANKSKTLAKPNATDIIYTNILNLFKL
- the spoVE gene encoding stage V sporulation protein E; the protein is MAKKKSSDFTLLLTVLILVIIGIIMVFSSSHYYALSKMNDSYHFLKRELMWATLGLLGMFFTMNFDYWKYKKLAPYAYIFSIILLILVLTPLGMEINGAKRWLGVGGFTIMPGEVAKICGIIFAANYLSRKPEKIKKFLQGVVPCLFIIGIYFSLIILQPNLSTAVTISGIIGCMMFVAGMRWAHVSLMGLSGVGLLVVLILLEPYRMRRLTGFLDPFADPQGTGYQVIQSLLALGSGGLFGVGLGKSIQKYLYIPEPQNDFIFAIIGEELGFVGCVTVIILFLLLIWRGVRIAINAPDLFGCLLATGVTSMVAVQVIINIAVATSSMPVTGIPLPFISWGGNSLAIFMSAIGILLNISRYSNLDRS